A segment of the Xenorhabdus bovienii SS-2004 genome:
GGATTGTGCTACCCACTCAGCATATTGATGATTTGATCAAAAAAGCCCATCGTAACTCCCTTCTTGTTGATGATTTATTGGTTTGACCACATAAAGCACTTGCTTAGATGCATTAATAAGCATAAAGCAATAGTCATGTTATTAAATAAAGATAGATGCAATATGTAATTATTACATTTGCATAATATTGCAGATCCACCCCACTTTTGCGGGATTAAAACAGAATATGGCGGGTTATACCGAGGTTTTGCCGTTTGATGCTTGTTGACTCTGTGACGGAGTAATAAGTATTGGCCTTATTTGAATCTTATACTCAGTCCGTCATTTTGGATTATGAATGTGATTTTTATCACAAAATTATGTATGTGTTTCTTTATCTTTATCAATTAAAGATGATTTTTATCACTAAAAAGTGTCAGATTAGGCACTAAATTTAGGTATCCCTGTTTTTGAATTATTTCCGTTGAGGAGCTCGATATGTCTGATGTATTTCATTTAGGTATCACCAAAAGCGATCTGCAAGGAGCGACTTTGGCTATTGTTCCAGGCGATCCCAACCGTGTTGAAAAAATTGCAAAATTGATGGATAACCCTGTTCATCTGGCTTCTCATCGTGAATTTACGACATGGCGCGCAGAAATTGACGGAAAGCCCGTGGTTGTCTGCTCCACGGGTATCGGTGGCCCTTCAACGTCAATTGCTGTAGAAGAATTGGCGCAATTGGGGGTGAGTACTTTCCTGCGGATCGGGACAACCGGTGCGATCCAGCCGCACATTAATGTGGGTGATGTATTGGTCACGACAGCGGCAGTTCGTCTGGATGGGGCTAGCCTGCACTTCGCACCAATGGAATTCCCGGCGGTGGCTGATTTTGAATGTACCAACGCACTGTATGCAGCGGCAAAAGCATCAGGATCGGCCACCCACGTTGGTATAACGGCTTCTTCCGATACGTTCTATCCGGGGCAGGAGCGTTACGATACATACTCTGGTCGTGTCGTCCGCCGTTTTCAAGGCTCCATGCAAGAGTGGCAGCAAATGGGGGTGATGAATTATGAAATGGAATCAGCCACTTTGCTGACGATGTGTGCAAGTCAGGGGCTGCGCGCTGGTATGGTGGCAGGGGTGATCGTCAACCGGACGCAACAGGAAATTCCAGATGTGGAACTGTTGAAAAAAACCGAAAGCAACGCTTTGGGAATCGTAGTTGATGCCGCCCGCCGTTTGCTGTAATCGCTTTCATTAAGGGCCAGAACACTCTGGCTCGATCTTTCTGCTTATCTTTCTTTCATTCTAAAATCTGATAATGTCATAACGCTTTTTATCAATAACGATCTATTTAAATCATAACAAGAGTAACTATGACCACAACATTGCTATCCCATCCTTCATTACTCCCCTTACATGGTGGCATTAACTTCCGTGATTTCGGTAATAAGACGCTGCATAATGGTGCAAAAATTAAATCAGGGCTGTTATTCCGCTCTGGCTCTTTGGACATGTTGACTGAAAATGATCAGACTTTTTTGATGAGCAAAAACCTTTTCCAGATCATTGATTATCGTGATAGCAGCGAAATTGAGGATAAACCAGATCGAGTGTGGCGTGGGGCGAATTATCATCATGCTCCGGCCAATCCACTCTCTAAGGAAGTTGATGCCAATCTGGAAAAATTGGGTCAGGAACGTCTGGAGCAGTTTGATGAACGAGCATTCATGCTGCGTTTATACGAATTATTGCCAATCAGCAATCCTGCTTACAAAAAGCTGGCTAATCTATTGGTGCAACCAGAGAAAGGCGGAATTTTACAGCATTGCGCAGTGGGTAAAGACAGAACTGGCGTTGGATCTGCGCTGGTGCTGTTTGCTCTGGGAGCAGATTTGGATACGGTAATGGAAGACTATTTAGTCACCAACGTTACGCTGGCACCGTATCGGGAATATCTCTTGAATGAACATGCAAAAGTCATGAGTGACCGTGTGATTGAAAAATTTGCTTATGTTTATTCAGTGCAGGAAGAGTTTTTACTAACGGCCTTAAATAGTATTAACCAGCATTATGGCAGTGTGGATATCTGGCTGGAAAAAGATATCGGGCTGGATATGACAGCACGTGAAAAATTACAAAGTTATTTTCTTGAATAAAAATACTGAGTTAGCATTGGTTTATATATCAGGTGCTAACTTGGTACATCTGATGAATTGATACAGGAACAGCTAATTTGAGTTTGCATGAAATTATCGAACTGGTCACAGACTTCGTAAAAGCCCATGAATATTGGGCAATCCCCATTGTTTTTCTACTTGCTTTTGGTGAATCTCTGGCATTTATCTCCCTGCTGTTGCCTGCGACGATCATTTTATTAGGATTGGGGGCGTTGATTGGTGAAAGCGGGTTAAATTTTTGGCCAATATGGATAGCGGCAGCAGCGGGAGCCTTTTTTGGCGATTGGGTTTCCTATCTGTTTGGTGCCCACTACAAGGACAATGTCGGCAAGATGTGGCCACTGTCACGTCATCCGCAAATGTTAGTGCGCGGCCATCGATTTTTTGAACGCTGGGGAGTTTGGGGTGTTTTCATCGGGCGTTTTTTTGGTCCATTGAGAGCTGTTATACCACTGGTAGCGGGTATTTGCGCCATGCCGAAACGTCATTTCCAGCTTGCCAATTTTGCCTCTGCGCTGATTTGGGCCTTCGGTATTTTGGCTCCGGGAGCGTTTGGTTTACGCTGGCTGGCAGAATGGATGGGCTAATTGCGAGCCGCTTTGCAAACTGAAAGAAACTCATTAAAGAATCTGGACATCTATACAGCATCTATTTAACTTACATTAAGGTGAAGTTAACCGGGGTGAAGTCAGTGGGAGGCGTATAGGTGGATATCCAGTGGTTATACATGCTGATTGGCAGTTTAAGTGGATTGCTGGGCGGAGGGATTTTCGTCTGGCTTTCTGTTCACCAGCGAATTCAACAGAAAGAGTTGGAACTGCGTGAACTGCATAGTCAGCTTGCTATCAGCCATGAAAAGTTAGAACAGTCCCACTATTGGCGTACTGAGTGTGATCAATTAAATCAAGAACTGCTGGCACAGCGCGAAATCAACAGTGTACAGGAAGTTGAATTACGAGAATTAAGCACACGGCTTGAAGAGAGCAGGCTGGCCGCAGAAGAAAAACAGCGTCTATTGATCAATAGTGAACAACGCCTCAATACCCAATTTGAAAATCTCGCCAATCGTATTTTTGAGCAGAATCGGCGTCGTACCGATGAATACAGCCGCCAAAGCCTTAATGACCTCCTGATGCCTTTTCGCGAGCAGCTTGACGGGTTCCGTAGTCAAGTACAGGATAGTTTCGGACAGGAAGCTCGCGAACGCCATACTCTGACCCATGAAATCCGCAATCTCCAGCAACTTAATGCACAAATGGCAAAAGAGGCGATCAACCTGACGAAAGCTCTGAAAGGGGATAATAAAATGCAGGGCGATTGGGGCGAAATGGTGTTGGCACGTGTTTTGGAATCTTCCGGTTTACGTGAAGGATATGAATTTCATACACAGGTCAACATTAAAACAGAAAACGGTGAGCGCTTTCAGCCTGATGTCATCGTGCATTTGCCGCAGGAAAAAGATGTCATTATTGATGCCAAAATGTCACTGATCGCCTATGAACGTTACTTTAACAGTGATGATGACACGCAGCAGGCACAAGCGTTACAGGAGCATATAAACTCAATCAAAGGACATATTCGGGGGCTGAGCCGGAAAGATTATCAACAATTGCCCGGTTTACGGTCGCTGGATTATGTTTTGATGTTTATCCCCATAGAACCGGCTTATTTGGTGGCACTTAATCAAGCACCTGAATTACTGGATGAAGCATTGAAACATAATATTATGCTGGTTAGTCCATCAACACTTCTGGTTGCCGTGCGTACCATTAATAATCTTTGGCGCTATGAATATCAGAGTCAGAATGCACGCCTTATTGCGGACAAAGCAACCAGAATGTATGACAAGATGCGGTTGTTTGTGGATGATATGCAAGGGTTGGGACACAGCCTCAATAAAGCACAGGAGAGTTACCATCTGGCAATGAAAAAACTGGCTGAGGGGCGGGGAAACCTGATTAGTCAGGCTGAAGGGTTCCGTGATTTAGGTGTTGATGTTAAGCGCCCTATTGATTCACAGCTTATTGATAAATCTTTCCAATCATTGCAGGTTAATGAATGAAGTGTGGATAGGGTTTTGTCAGAAAGGCTGGTACACTTGCTATAAATTTTTTTGAATAAAAAGCGGGCAAATAACATGGCTGATCAATCGAAAAAAACTACAGATTTTGGTTTCCGCACCGTAGAAAAAGATGAAAAACAAAATATGGTGGCCGAGGTATTTCACTCTGTCGCTTCGAAATACGACTTAATGAATGATTTGATGTCATTTGGCATTCATCGTATCTGGAAACGTTTCACCATTGATGCAAGTGGAATTCGCCGTGGTCATAAGGTGTTGGATCTTGCGGGAGGAACCGGGGATCTGACGGCGAAGTTTTCCCGCATCGTGGGAGAGAAAGGTGAAGTCGTACTGGCGGATATCAACGAATCGATGTTGAAAGTGGGGCGTGAGAAACTACGTGATATCGGTATCGTAGGCAATGTTAATTATGTTCAGGCCAATGCGGAAGAACTGCCTTTTTCAGACAATTACTTTGACTGTATTACCATCTCTTTTGGCCTGCGCAATGTGACGGATAAAGAAAAAGCCTTGCGCTCTATGTGCCGAGTACTTAAACCCGGTGGGCGTCTTTTGGTGCTGGAATTCTCCAAACCCATGCTGGCACCTTTGAGCAAAGTTTATGATGCTTATTCGTTCCATGTTTTACCCCGAATTGGCCAGATGATTGTCAAGGATGCGGACAGTTACCGTTACCTGACAGAATCCATCCGTATGCACCCTGATCAGGAAACATTAAAATCTTTGATGGAAGAAGCGGGCTTTGACCAAGTTTCTTACACCAATATGACCGGGGGGATCGTTGCACTGCATAAAGGATTCAAATTCTGAAATGGAGACGCCCGAATTAAGTGACAACCTGAATTCTACGGTGTTGTTTCCGGTGCTGACTGCGTTTCTGGAAACGACTCTGAATCATCTTCTGTACCGTGAAACCGTATTGAAGTCCTCCCGCATGAGGCTGGCAGGTAAGGTACTGTCCATTGAATTGAAAGAAATTAAAACACCACTGGTATTGATATTCAGTGAAAAACAGGTGGATGTTTTGAGCCAATGGTCAGAGTCTGCCGACTGTTCGATGAAAACGACGTTCACTGCGTTACTCAAATTGCGAGATCGTCACTGTCTTTCATCTCTGATTAACAGTGGTGAAATTGTTATCGAAGGGGATATGCAAGTTATGCAGCAATGGTCGGCTTTGCTGGATATGTCTGAGTGGGATCCTGCTCATTATCTTTCCCCTTATGTTGGCGATATTGTGGCAGAAGGCCTCAGCCGGGTGATGAAGGGAAGCATTAAACTTGCCAGTAATGCCATTACAAGGCAGAAAACCTACCTTACAGAATCATTGACGGAAGAGTGGCGAGTGGCGCCCAATCCGCTGGAAGTGGCTTACTTTAGTGAAGAAGTCAATGCAGTTGCCAATGATATGTCTCATATGGAAAAACGGCTGGCGGCACTGGAGGGAAAATATGACTCCTAGTGAGATAAAACGCCTTTACTTTATTGTTCGGGTCTTTCTTTCCTATGGCTTAGATGAGCTGATCCCCAATATTCGTCTGACATGGCCGTTGCGCTTCGGGCGTTATTTCTTGTTCTGGCTTCCCAATCGACACAAGGATAAACCACTCGGTGAGCGGTTACGCCTGGCATTGCAAGAACTTGGCCCAGTGTGGATCAAGTTTGGTCAAATGCTTTCTACCCGTCGGGATCTGTTTCCTCCAGCTATCGCCGATCAACTCTCAATGTTGCAGGATCGGGTTGTTTCTTTTGATGGTGCCGTGGCTCGCAAATCCATTGAAATTGCT
Coding sequences within it:
- the ubiE gene encoding bifunctional demethylmenaquinone methyltransferase/2-methoxy-6-polyprenyl-1,4-benzoquinol methylase UbiE; translated protein: MADQSKKTTDFGFRTVEKDEKQNMVAEVFHSVASKYDLMNDLMSFGIHRIWKRFTIDASGIRRGHKVLDLAGGTGDLTAKFSRIVGEKGEVVLADINESMLKVGREKLRDIGIVGNVNYVQANAEELPFSDNYFDCITISFGLRNVTDKEKALRSMCRVLKPGGRLLVLEFSKPMLAPLSKVYDAYSFHVLPRIGQMIVKDADSYRYLTESIRMHPDQETLKSLMEEAGFDQVSYTNMTGGIVALHKGFKF
- the rmuC gene encoding DNA recombination protein RmuC, with the protein product MDIQWLYMLIGSLSGLLGGGIFVWLSVHQRIQQKELELRELHSQLAISHEKLEQSHYWRTECDQLNQELLAQREINSVQEVELRELSTRLEESRLAAEEKQRLLINSEQRLNTQFENLANRIFEQNRRRTDEYSRQSLNDLLMPFREQLDGFRSQVQDSFGQEARERHTLTHEIRNLQQLNAQMAKEAINLTKALKGDNKMQGDWGEMVLARVLESSGLREGYEFHTQVNIKTENGERFQPDVIVHLPQEKDVIIDAKMSLIAYERYFNSDDDTQQAQALQEHINSIKGHIRGLSRKDYQQLPGLRSLDYVLMFIPIEPAYLVALNQAPELLDEALKHNIMLVSPSTLLVAVRTINNLWRYEYQSQNARLIADKATRMYDKMRLFVDDMQGLGHSLNKAQESYHLAMKKLAEGRGNLISQAEGFRDLGVDVKRPIDSQLIDKSFQSLQVNE
- a CDS encoding tyrosine-protein phosphatase — protein: MTTTLLSHPSLLPLHGGINFRDFGNKTLHNGAKIKSGLLFRSGSLDMLTENDQTFLMSKNLFQIIDYRDSSEIEDKPDRVWRGANYHHAPANPLSKEVDANLEKLGQERLEQFDERAFMLRLYELLPISNPAYKKLANLLVQPEKGGILQHCAVGKDRTGVGSALVLFALGADLDTVMEDYLVTNVTLAPYREYLLNEHAKVMSDRVIEKFAYVYSVQEEFLLTALNSINQHYGSVDIWLEKDIGLDMTAREKLQSYFLE
- the udp gene encoding uridine phosphorylase, with protein sequence MSDVFHLGITKSDLQGATLAIVPGDPNRVEKIAKLMDNPVHLASHREFTTWRAEIDGKPVVVCSTGIGGPSTSIAVEELAQLGVSTFLRIGTTGAIQPHINVGDVLVTTAAVRLDGASLHFAPMEFPAVADFECTNALYAAAKASGSATHVGITASSDTFYPGQERYDTYSGRVVRRFQGSMQEWQQMGVMNYEMESATLLTMCASQGLRAGMVAGVIVNRTQQEIPDVELLKKTESNALGIVVDAARRLL
- a CDS encoding DedA family protein; translation: MSLHEIIELVTDFVKAHEYWAIPIVFLLAFGESLAFISLLLPATIILLGLGALIGESGLNFWPIWIAAAAGAFFGDWVSYLFGAHYKDNVGKMWPLSRHPQMLVRGHRFFERWGVWGVFIGRFFGPLRAVIPLVAGICAMPKRHFQLANFASALIWAFGILAPGAFGLRWLAEWMG
- the ubiJ gene encoding ubiquinone biosynthesis protein UbiJ; its protein translation is METPELSDNLNSTVLFPVLTAFLETTLNHLLYRETVLKSSRMRLAGKVLSIELKEIKTPLVLIFSEKQVDVLSQWSESADCSMKTTFTALLKLRDRHCLSSLINSGEIVIEGDMQVMQQWSALLDMSEWDPAHYLSPYVGDIVAEGLSRVMKGSIKLASNAITRQKTYLTESLTEEWRVAPNPLEVAYFSEEVNAVANDMSHMEKRLAALEGKYDS